One Saccharomyces kudriavzevii IFO 1802 strain IFO1802 genome assembly, chromosome: 7 DNA segment encodes these proteins:
- the PPT1 gene encoding protein serine/threonine phosphatase (similar to Saccharomyces cerevisiae PPT1 (YGR123C); ancestral locus Anc_3.481), producing the protein MSNPTEADRVKAHERKNEGNVLVKEKHFLKAIEKYTEAIDLDSTQTIYFSNRALSHFKVDNFQSALNDCDEAIKLDPKNIKAYHRRALSCMALLEFKKAKRDLNVLLKVKPNDPAATRALATCDRFIREERFRKAIGGGENETKISLCQTLNLSSFDANADLTNYDGPKLEFEQLYDEKNNFKGAKIKNMSQEFISEMVNDLFLKSKFLPKKYVAAIISHADTLFSQESSMVELENKSTPDIKISVCGDTHGQFYDVLNLFRKFGKVGPKHTYLFNGDFVDRGSWSCEVALLFYCLKILYPKNFFLNRGNHESDNMNKIYGFEDECKYKYSQRIFNIFSQSFESLPLATLINDDYLVMHGGLPSDASASLSEFKSINRFAQPPRDGAFMELLWADPQEANGMGPSQRGLGHAFGPDITEQFLKNNNLRKIFRSHELRMGGVQFEQKGKLMTVFSAPNYCDSQGNLGGIIHIVPGRGVLQAGRNDDENLIIETFEAVEHPNIKPMAYSNGGFGL; encoded by the coding sequence ATGTCAAATCCCACAGAAGCAGATCGTGTTAAGGCACACGAAAGGAAGAATGAAGGTAACGTTTTAGTAAAGGAAAAGCATTTCTTGAAGgctattgaaaaatataccGAGGCAATCGATCTAGATTCTACACAGaccatttatttttcaaatagaGCACTTTCTCATTTTAAAGTGGataattttcaaagtgCTTTGAATGACTGTGATGAAGCGATTAAATTGGATCcgaaaaatatcaaagcTTACCATAGACGCGCCTTGTCTTGTATGGCACTACTGGAGTTCAAGAAGGCCAAGAGAGATTTGAATGTTCTTTTAAAGGTGAAACCCAACGATCCCGCTGCTACTAGAGCATTAGCTACTTGTGATAGATTCATCAGAGAGGAAAGATTCAGGAAGGCTATCGGAGGCGGGGAAAACGAGACTAAAATTAGTCTCTGTCAGACTTTGAACTTGAGTTCATTCGATGCTAATGCTGACTTAACCAATTACGATGGCCCCAAATTGGAATTCGAACAGTTGTATGACGAGAAGAATAACTTCAAAGGCGcgaaaatcaagaatatgTCTCAGGAGTTTATTTCAGAAATGGTGAACgacctttttttgaagtctAAATTTCTCCCAAAAAAGTATGTTGCAGCTATTATCTCTCATGCTGACACTTTATTTTCTCAAGAATCTTCTATGGTAGAATTAGAAAACAAGTCGACCCCGGATATTAAGATATCAGTATGTGGTGATACGCATGGCCAATTCTACGACGTTTTGAATCTATTCCGTAAATTTGGTAAAGTGGGTCCAAAGCACACGTATCTTTTCAACGGTGATTTTGTTGACCGTGGCTCTTGGTCGTGTGAAGTTGCATTATTATTCTACTGCTTGAAAATATTATATCCAAAGAACTTCTTTCTGAACAGAGGTAATCATGAAAGTGATAATATGAACAAGATATATGGGTTCGAAGATGAatgtaaatataaatattcacaaagaatattcaacattttctcgcaaagttttgaaagcTTGCCATTGGCCACGTTAATCAATGACGATTACCTCGTAATGCATGGTGGTTTACCAAGTGATGCCTCAGCAAGCTTGTCCGAGTTCAAGAGTATTAATAGATTCGCACAACCACCAAGAGATGGTGCATTTATGGAATTATTATGGGCAGACCCGCAAGAAGCTAATGGAATGGGTCCTTCTCAACGTGGCCTGGGACATGCTTTTGGGCCTGATATTACTGAgcaatttttaaaaaacaacaacttGCGTAAGATTTTCAGATCCCACGAATTGAGAATGGGTGGTGTGcaatttgaacaaaagGGTAAGTTAATGACGGTATTCAGTGCTCCAAACTACTGTGATAGCCAAGGTAATCTTGGTGGTATTATTCATATTGTTCCAGGCCGCGGTGTTTTACAGGCTGGAAggaatgatgatgaaaaccTAATAATTGAAACGTTCGAAGCCGTTGAGCATCCGAATATAAAACCTATGGCCTATTCTAATGGCGGTTTTGGCCTATAG